Proteins from a single region of Sphingopyxis sp. BSN-002:
- a CDS encoding packaged DNA stabilization protein gives MVSVPLLGGMVANGQAEFVESVPLNLEPVAIDNKISTGQLRAPAGLVPNSTGPGEDRGAIVWNGVHYRVMGTKLVSIASGVVTVIGDVGGTGPVALDYGFDRLSIASGEKLFYYDANGLSQVTDPDLGIVKDAIWIDGYTMTTDGKFIVVTDLSDPTSVNPLKYGSAEEDPDMITGVIKVRGEGYVPGRYTIEVLQNTGGNGFPFSVVDGATIPYGCVSPSAKCLYAESFAFCGSARNEALGIYVAGAGTAIKLSTRALDRALARVPDPSVIELEAWTFLDEKRLLVHLPGETWIYCDTASRKSQEKIWYRRTDCPRHAVELNGEWFAAVGDEVGTLSHDVSTILGDPVQWQFDTPFAHADGQAYILGQIELVGLPGRMPFDEEATVFFSYSTDGETWSRERMIRIGVAGSRRKRMMWRPNVRVPNYATFRFRGYDASMPGFTKIEADVEPLS, from the coding sequence ATGGTTTCCGTCCCTCTCCTTGGTGGCATGGTCGCAAACGGTCAGGCCGAGTTCGTTGAAAGCGTGCCGCTCAACCTTGAGCCGGTAGCGATCGACAACAAGATTTCGACCGGGCAGCTTCGCGCTCCCGCTGGTCTCGTTCCAAACTCCACCGGCCCCGGCGAGGATCGAGGCGCAATCGTATGGAACGGCGTCCACTACCGCGTCATGGGGACGAAGCTGGTCAGCATTGCGAGCGGCGTCGTGACCGTGATCGGCGACGTTGGAGGAACCGGACCTGTCGCCCTGGACTATGGGTTCGACCGCCTCTCCATCGCGTCGGGCGAAAAGCTCTTCTACTATGACGCGAACGGGCTTTCTCAGGTCACCGACCCTGACCTTGGTATCGTCAAGGACGCTATCTGGATCGACGGCTATACGATGACGACCGATGGCAAGTTCATCGTGGTCACCGACCTCTCCGACCCGACCTCGGTCAATCCGCTCAAATACGGCTCTGCGGAAGAGGACCCCGACATGATCACAGGCGTGATCAAGGTTCGCGGCGAAGGATATGTGCCGGGACGCTATACCATCGAGGTCTTGCAGAACACCGGGGGCAACGGCTTCCCGTTCTCCGTCGTCGATGGCGCGACGATCCCCTATGGCTGCGTCAGCCCGTCGGCCAAGTGCCTCTATGCCGAGAGCTTCGCGTTCTGCGGCTCGGCTCGCAATGAAGCGCTCGGGATTTATGTCGCGGGGGCAGGGACGGCGATCAAGCTCAGCACGCGCGCTCTGGACAGGGCCTTGGCTCGCGTTCCCGATCCCTCGGTTATCGAGCTGGAGGCATGGACCTTTCTCGATGAGAAGCGGCTGCTCGTCCATCTCCCCGGCGAAACGTGGATCTACTGCGACACGGCTTCGCGCAAGAGTCAGGAGAAAATCTGGTATCGCCGCACGGACTGCCCCCGTCATGCCGTCGAATTGAACGGCGAATGGTTCGCGGCTGTCGGTGATGAGGTAGGAACCCTCTCGCACGACGTATCCACCATCTTGGGCGATCCGGTGCAGTGGCAGTTCGATACTCCGTTCGCCCACGCAGACGGGCAGGCCTATATACTCGGCCAGATCGAGCTTGTCGGGCTTCCGGGTCGCATGCCGTTCGACGAAGAGGCAACGGTGTTCTTCTCCTATTCGACTGATGGCGAGACGTGGAGCCGCGAACGGATGATCCGCATCGGGGTCGCGGGCAGCCGGCGAAAGCGCATGATGTGGCGCCCCAATGTCCGCGTCCCGAATTACGCGACCTTCCGGTTCCGGGGATATGACGCCTCGATGCCCGGCTTCACCAAGATAGAGGCCGACGTGGAGCCGCTGTCATGA
- a CDS encoding portal protein, with the protein MADDDETEDDAREADDRLAEVHRRAIRRFDATVIPQIPMREEALAARRFVEIPGAQWEGPWGEQFENSIRVEIPKIGRAVRKIETDYRENRIVPEFKPDGGESNQDTASTIAGMHRADSYKFNAQEARDNAFFEGIRGGMGAYRAANVLEDEYDRDNDKQRINPGLIITDADQYVFFDPQDKTYSKAKSRFAFVLLPYTPEAYKEEFGEAEPTDWPDHITKPAYDWYRPEVVMACEYYEVEDRLETLYVLTQTITGLQERFWRSEIDDDALDYRKKAGWQIATQRRKRKRVHKYILSGTRVLEDHGVIAGCRIPIIPFYGQRSFVDGKERFKGHVQDNIDRQRIYNSMVSRLASINALSPNEKPIFAPEQMPPNLAGLWARAHIDNLPYLLANPLIDPQTGQILTTGPVSYLKPPDLPPATVGLLQIANNDLTEEDQDGADTVKANTSAEAMDIAAARVDAKSGIYLDNMRLTLQCEGEIYVGMLPDVYVEDGREVETMDEEGSDGTEVLNQPYIDPKGVSSVRNDFSRGRYKVIVSVTEATATRRDKTVRAALNTAEIALKAGDMELAQASIITAIMNSDGEGIEDLQAYARKRGLQIGLVEPNEEEAAQMQEQAQQPDPATVLAEKQGIALEAQAAKDAALAKKAEADTGLSKAKTIETLTDAGVKHLPANDFEGRPLNKAPGVPPYAA; encoded by the coding sequence GTGGCTGATGACGACGAAACCGAGGACGACGCTCGCGAAGCAGACGACCGTCTGGCCGAGGTGCATCGCCGCGCCATCCGCCGCTTCGACGCCACCGTAATCCCGCAAATCCCCATGCGCGAAGAGGCGCTGGCTGCTCGCCGGTTCGTCGAGATACCCGGCGCGCAATGGGAAGGGCCGTGGGGCGAGCAGTTCGAGAACAGCATTCGCGTCGAGATTCCGAAGATCGGCCGCGCCGTCCGCAAGATCGAGACGGACTATCGGGAAAACCGCATCGTTCCTGAGTTCAAGCCCGACGGGGGTGAGAGCAATCAGGACACCGCATCGACCATCGCCGGGATGCACCGGGCGGACAGCTACAAGTTCAATGCCCAAGAGGCGCGGGACAATGCATTCTTTGAGGGCATTCGTGGCGGCATGGGCGCCTATCGTGCTGCCAACGTGCTTGAGGACGAGTACGACCGCGACAACGACAAGCAGCGCATCAACCCCGGCCTGATCATCACCGACGCCGACCAGTATGTATTCTTCGACCCACAGGACAAGACCTACAGCAAGGCGAAGTCGCGTTTTGCGTTCGTGCTGCTCCCCTACACACCCGAGGCCTACAAGGAAGAGTTCGGGGAAGCCGAGCCGACCGACTGGCCCGACCATATCACCAAGCCCGCCTATGACTGGTATCGTCCTGAGGTCGTCATGGCCTGCGAGTATTACGAGGTCGAAGACCGGCTGGAAACGCTCTACGTCCTGACGCAGACCATCACCGGGTTGCAGGAACGCTTCTGGCGCTCGGAGATCGACGACGACGCGCTGGACTATCGCAAGAAAGCAGGCTGGCAGATCGCCACGCAGCGCCGCAAGCGCAAGCGGGTTCACAAGTATATCCTGTCCGGTACGCGGGTGCTGGAGGATCATGGCGTTATCGCCGGCTGCCGCATTCCGATCATTCCGTTCTACGGGCAGCGCTCGTTCGTTGATGGCAAGGAGCGTTTCAAGGGGCACGTTCAGGACAACATCGACCGCCAGCGCATCTACAACAGCATGGTCTCGCGCCTTGCCTCGATCAACGCGCTGTCGCCGAACGAGAAGCCCATCTTTGCTCCCGAGCAGATGCCACCCAATCTGGCGGGCCTATGGGCGCGGGCGCATATCGACAATCTGCCATACCTACTTGCGAACCCTCTGATTGACCCGCAGACCGGGCAGATACTCACCACCGGTCCCGTCTCCTATTTGAAGCCGCCTGACCTCCCCCCGGCGACGGTTGGCCTGCTCCAGATTGCCAACAACGACCTGACCGAAGAGGATCAGGACGGCGCGGACACGGTAAAGGCCAACACCTCCGCCGAGGCGATGGATATTGCCGCCGCCCGTGTCGATGCGAAATCGGGGATTTATCTCGATAACATGCGCCTCACTCTCCAGTGCGAGGGCGAAATCTATGTCGGCATGTTGCCCGACGTCTATGTCGAAGATGGCCGCGAGGTCGAGACGATGGACGAAGAGGGCAGCGACGGAACCGAGGTTCTGAACCAGCCCTACATCGACCCCAAGGGCGTGTCGTCTGTTCGCAACGACTTCTCGCGCGGTCGGTACAAGGTCATCGTGAGCGTCACCGAGGCAACCGCGACCCGCCGCGACAAGACTGTTCGCGCCGCCCTGAATACCGCCGAGATCGCCTTGAAGGCAGGGGACATGGAGCTTGCCCAAGCTTCCATCATCACCGCGATCATGAACAGCGACGGTGAGGGTATCGAGGACTTGCAGGCCTACGCCCGCAAGCGCGGCCTCCAGATCGGTCTCGTCGAGCCGAACGAGGAAGAGGCGGCGCAGATGCAGGAGCAGGCGCAGCAGCCCGACCCGGCAACCGTGCTGGCCGAGAAGCAGGGCATCGCTCTTGAGGCTCAGGCGGCAAAAGACGCGGCGCTCGCCAAGAAGGCAGAGGCGGACACCGGCCTGTCGAAGGCCAAGACTATCGAAACGCTCACCGATGCGGGGGTCAAGCATCTACCCGCCAACGATTTTGAGGGACGGCCCCTCAATAAGGCCCCCGGCGTGCCTCCATACGCTGCGTAA
- a CDS encoding P22 phage major capsid protein family protein — protein MTKDLEIMFEEYIEGYDAACVISMEAETSYPSPQDMQRAGDVFYKPQNYHASVVTGLDVSAAQKTDLIQRMVPTVYRSPDNVVYQLDAKEMRDPEHKKRMGQAASGRLAAEIDKNLYSTVAARAAIVIKKTGAFTWDDGATAEALMLSRGIGAGRERKMFLNPFDYKDVAKDLGNRAYLGDRSKAAYERSQVPDIAGFKTFRTDNVSNLAAVGTVTGTTVSGATSLTPSAMTGDLPTDNRQMAMTVAGANIANIKNGDTFTLANSGTPINAVHQIDKSDSGQPMTFRVLSGGGTANLVVTPGIIATGPYQNCTAAAANGATLTFLNTVTKPVNAFWAQGAVALDYGKLAFPTGQGADVMTATTKNGVPLIMSYAFNHLTGITTVRFTTLYATTVLDPEQCGIIIANQT, from the coding sequence TTGACCAAAGACCTCGAAATCATGTTCGAGGAATATATCGAGGGCTACGACGCCGCGTGCGTCATCTCGATGGAAGCCGAAACCTCGTACCCCTCGCCGCAGGACATGCAGCGCGCGGGCGACGTGTTCTACAAGCCGCAGAACTACCATGCGTCGGTCGTCACCGGCCTTGACGTGTCGGCGGCGCAGAAAACCGATCTCATTCAGCGCATGGTCCCCACCGTTTATCGCTCGCCCGATAACGTCGTGTACCAGCTCGACGCCAAGGAAATGCGCGACCCCGAGCACAAGAAGCGCATGGGTCAGGCCGCCTCGGGACGTCTCGCGGCGGAAATCGACAAAAACCTCTATTCGACCGTGGCGGCGCGCGCAGCGATCGTCATCAAGAAAACCGGCGCGTTCACGTGGGACGACGGCGCGACCGCCGAAGCCCTGATGCTATCGCGCGGTATCGGCGCTGGCCGCGAGCGCAAGATGTTCCTGAACCCGTTCGACTACAAGGACGTGGCCAAGGACCTCGGCAACCGCGCCTATCTCGGCGACCGCAGCAAGGCGGCCTATGAGCGCAGTCAGGTTCCGGATATCGCGGGCTTCAAGACCTTCCGCACGGATAACGTCTCGAACCTCGCCGCTGTCGGCACCGTCACCGGCACGACCGTTTCGGGTGCTACCTCGCTCACCCCGAGCGCGATGACCGGCGACCTTCCGACCGACAACCGCCAGATGGCGATGACGGTGGCCGGCGCGAACATCGCCAACATCAAGAACGGCGACACGTTCACGCTCGCGAACAGCGGTACGCCGATCAACGCGGTTCACCAGATCGACAAGTCGGATTCGGGTCAGCCGATGACGTTCCGCGTGCTTTCGGGCGGCGGCACGGCCAACCTCGTCGTCACTCCCGGCATCATCGCGACGGGGCCGTATCAGAATTGCACCGCCGCTGCTGCCAACGGTGCGACCCTGACATTCCTCAACACGGTGACGAAGCCGGTCAATGCCTTCTGGGCGCAGGGCGCGGTTGCTCTCGATTATGGCAAGCTCGCCTTCCCGACCGGGCAGGGCGCCGATGTCATGACCGCGACGACCAAGAACGGCGTACCGCTCATCATGAGCTACGCCTTCAACCACCTGACCGGCATCACGACCGTTCGCTTTACCACGCTGTACGCGACCACGGTCCTCGATCCCGAGCAGTGCGGCATCATCATCGCAAACCAGACGTAA
- a CDS encoding helix-turn-helix domain-containing protein — protein MSIKLMTAVWEIDLPASDKLVLLALADCANDEGGCWPSMATLVKKCSKGERTIQASIKSLVDSGHITRDERPGKGCFYTVHPRNNCTPAKSAPPQKLTKTPAKSADKPSRTTTDKNTKRALPKDWKPEQFGVGSQSREIVDSWSPKELDGQIEHFIKHHRGKGNRFVDWQDAWGTWVLNSRRWARPTTIGERRSAANDGSSMLAHLSGQGP, from the coding sequence GTGAGCATAAAGCTGATGACTGCCGTGTGGGAGATAGATCTTCCCGCCAGCGACAAGCTGGTGTTGCTCGCGCTCGCCGATTGCGCGAACGATGAGGGTGGCTGTTGGCCTTCTATGGCGACACTGGTCAAGAAATGCAGCAAGGGTGAGCGCACAATTCAGGCGTCGATCAAGTCGCTTGTCGATAGCGGTCACATCACCCGCGACGAACGCCCCGGCAAAGGCTGCTTCTACACCGTCCACCCCCGCAATAATTGCACCCCCGCAAAATCAGCACCCCCGCAGAAATTGACAAAGACCCCCGCAAAATCTGCGGACAAACCATCAAGAACCACCACTGATAAAAACACAAAGCGCGCGTTGCCGAAGGATTGGAAGCCTGAGCAGTTTGGCGTTGGGAGCCAGAGCCGAGAGATCGTCGATAGCTGGTCGCCCAAAGAGCTTGATGGCCAGATCGAGCATTTCATCAAGCACCACCGCGGCAAGGGAAATCGGTTCGTCGATTGGCAGGACGCTTGGGGGACATGGGTCTTGAATAGTCGCCGATGGGCGCGGCCCACAACCATCGGTGAACGACGCTCCGCAGCGAACGACGGCTCGTCGATGCTGGCCCACCTGTCCGGCCAAGGCCCATGA
- a CDS encoding VRR-NUC domain-containing protein: protein MKQPDYAPVADCRAAGWHYDEVGVARTAYGRSVSELAIQASIVKDLPRVIPCMVSAVPNGTHIASKAGRGKAQREGLATGYPDLIIDGIGPNAGKVCRAEIKASGDVKLSQYAMLNRLHEAGHICGIFRSLDTLIGFLVAHGWESREAVPIGAVANRVLGRILVG, encoded by the coding sequence ATGAAGCAACCCGACTACGCTCCGGTTGCCGACTGCCGCGCCGCTGGATGGCACTATGACGAGGTAGGCGTTGCTCGCACCGCCTATGGCCGCAGCGTCTCAGAGCTTGCGATACAGGCGAGCATCGTCAAGGATTTGCCGCGCGTCATTCCTTGCATGGTGTCGGCAGTTCCGAACGGCACTCATATTGCCAGCAAAGCGGGCAGGGGGAAGGCCCAACGTGAGGGACTGGCGACCGGCTATCCCGACCTTATCATCGACGGCATTGGTCCCAACGCCGGGAAGGTCTGCCGCGCCGAGATCAAGGCCAGCGGCGACGTCAAGCTCTCTCAATATGCGATGCTCAACCGCCTGCATGAAGCAGGGCATATTTGCGGCATCTTCCGTTCCCTCGATACCCTGATCGGCTTCCTCGTCGCCCATGGCTGGGAAAGCCGCGAGGCCGTGCCGATTGGCGCCGTGGCGAACCGCGTGCTTGGAAGGATTCTCGTCGGATGA
- a CDS encoding helix-turn-helix domain-containing protein, translating into MPAGRPTDYKPEYAEQAAKLCALGATDQEIADFFEIDVRTVYRWKHDHDEFCQSIKSAKEAADERVERSLYQRAIGYEQKEVKIFMPSGADEPVYAPFTAKVAPDTTAAIFWLKNRRSADWRDKSEVEHNVGKDLAEWLGQR; encoded by the coding sequence ATGCCCGCAGGACGTCCGACCGATTACAAGCCGGAGTATGCCGAACAAGCTGCCAAGCTTTGCGCATTGGGTGCTACCGACCAAGAGATCGCCGATTTCTTCGAGATCGACGTGCGCACCGTGTACCGGTGGAAGCATGATCATGACGAATTTTGTCAGTCCATAAAAAGCGCGAAGGAGGCCGCTGACGAGCGAGTTGAGCGCAGCCTGTATCAGCGCGCGATCGGTTACGAGCAGAAAGAGGTCAAAATCTTCATGCCCTCCGGCGCGGATGAACCGGTCTACGCCCCGTTCACGGCAAAGGTTGCGCCGGACACCACGGCGGCGATCTTCTGGCTCAAGAATCGACGTTCGGCAGATTGGCGCGACAAGTCCGAGGTCGAGCATAATGTCGGAAAGGACTTGGCCGAGTGGCTGGGGCAGCGGTAG
- a CDS encoding DnaB-like helicase C-terminal domain-containing protein, translating into MIANATGEAVVIGAMMQDAGIIDRVADIVAPDDFSDPLLSRMFRAARDCHATGRASNAVALNNMFEGDEQYEAAGGRRLIAEMSGNSIALIGAVDLAKQVADLARRRRMSEGLTEAIEMAADQSVTLADTVDHADAALASAAETSASIAHLTGAGCIDALLGQLASKDRGVTCKLIPPMDDLLGGARRKQMIILAARPGMGKTAVALSYSIGAAMNGYGVLYISLEMSGAELGARMAADLCFNGQGGVPFANIINQRLSDGDYERLKRARDMSADLPMEVIDAGSLSVARLNVIIRRQARKFAARGDRLDLVVVDYLQLLSADKQKNAYEAVSAISRALKAMAKEHDIAIMALAQLSREVEKRAGCRPQLSDLRDSGQIEQDADTVMFLLRNEYYLRKEEPEMTSPDRIKWEQAMEQHVGKIEFICAKRRNGETGKALGAFHGAYQAVRGL; encoded by the coding sequence ATGATCGCCAACGCTACTGGTGAGGCCGTCGTCATCGGGGCGATGATGCAGGACGCGGGAATCATCGACCGCGTTGCCGACATTGTTGCGCCCGACGACTTCTCGGATCCATTGCTGAGCCGGATGTTCCGTGCCGCCCGCGATTGTCATGCAACGGGCAGGGCGTCCAATGCCGTTGCTCTTAACAACATGTTCGAGGGCGACGAGCAGTATGAGGCTGCGGGTGGCCGGCGCCTCATTGCGGAAATGTCGGGCAACTCGATTGCCCTCATCGGTGCGGTTGACCTCGCCAAGCAAGTTGCCGACCTCGCCCGCCGTCGCCGTATGTCGGAAGGCCTCACCGAGGCTATCGAGATGGCGGCCGATCAGTCGGTGACGCTTGCCGATACCGTTGACCACGCTGACGCTGCTCTCGCGTCCGCTGCCGAAACGTCAGCATCGATCGCTCACCTGACGGGCGCGGGATGCATCGACGCCCTGCTAGGCCAACTGGCGAGCAAAGACCGCGGCGTCACCTGCAAGCTCATCCCGCCGATGGATGACCTTCTGGGTGGCGCACGTCGCAAGCAGATGATCATCCTCGCGGCCCGCCCCGGTATGGGCAAGACCGCCGTCGCGCTGTCCTACAGCATCGGAGCGGCGATGAACGGGTATGGCGTCCTTTATATCAGCCTCGAAATGTCCGGCGCTGAGCTAGGCGCTCGCATGGCCGCCGACCTGTGCTTCAACGGGCAGGGCGGCGTGCCGTTCGCCAATATCATCAACCAGCGTCTGTCTGACGGGGACTATGAGCGCCTGAAACGCGCCCGCGACATGTCGGCCGACCTTCCCATGGAGGTGATAGATGCCGGTAGCCTCTCGGTTGCGCGGCTCAATGTCATCATCCGGAGGCAGGCACGCAAGTTCGCTGCCCGTGGCGACCGCCTGGACCTCGTTGTCGTGGACTATCTGCAGCTGCTCTCCGCCGACAAGCAAAAGAACGCGTATGAGGCTGTGTCGGCCATCAGCCGCGCGCTCAAGGCGATGGCCAAGGAACATGACATTGCAATCATGGCGCTCGCTCAGCTCAGCCGCGAGGTCGAGAAGCGGGCAGGTTGCCGACCGCAGCTATCGGACCTCAGGGACAGCGGCCAGATCGAGCAGGACGCCGACACGGTGATGTTCCTGCTCCGCAACGAATATTATCTCCGCAAGGAAGAGCCTGAAATGACATCGCCCGACCGCATCAAGTGGGAGCAGGCGATGGAGCAGCACGTCGGCAAGATCGAGTTCATCTGTGCCAAGCGCCGCAACGGTGAAACGGGCAAGGCGTTGGGTGCTTTCCACGGCGCATATCAGGCGGTGCGCGGCCTGTGA